The following are from one region of the Vitis riparia cultivar Riparia Gloire de Montpellier isolate 1030 chromosome 14, EGFV_Vit.rip_1.0, whole genome shotgun sequence genome:
- the LOC117931358 gene encoding 40S ribosomal protein S7-like, translating to MYSASRKIQKDKGAEPSEFEETVAQALFDLENTVPELKSDLKDLFINSASQIDISGNRKAIVVHVPYRLRKGYRKIHLKLVRELEKKFSGKEVVLIATRRIVRPPKKGSAVQRPRTRTLTSVHEAMLEDIVYPAEIVGKRIRYRLDGSKIIKIFLDPKERNNTEYKLETFAGVYRKLSGKDVVFEYPITEA from the exons ATGTACTCTGCAAGCAGGAAAATTCAAAAGGACAAGGGTGCTGAACCCTCTGAATTTGAGGAGACAGTTGCACAG GCATTGTTTGATTTGGAAAATACGGTCCCAGAGCTAAAAAGTGATCTGAAAGACCTTTTCATAAATTCAGCATC TCAAATTGATATTTCAGGAAATCGCAAGGCCATTGTTGTTCATGTTCCCTACAGGTTGAGGAAAGGTTACCGCAAAATTCACCTTAAGCTTGTTAGGGAGCTTGAGAAAAAATTCAGTGGGAag GAGGTTGTTTTGATTGCCACCCGAAGGATAGTGCGGCCACCAAAGAAAGGTTCTGCCGTTCAGCGACCTCGCACTCGCACTCTTACATCTGTGCATGAAGCCATGCTTGAGGATATTGTATACCCTGCTGAGATTGTTGGTAAACGTATCAGATACCGATTGGATGGGTCCAAAATTATCAAG ATTTTCTTGGATCCCAAGGAGCGGAACAACACCGAGTACAAGCTGGAGACATTTGCCGGAGTTTACAGGAAGCTTTCTGGGAAAGATGTAGTGTTTGAGTATCCAATTACAGAGGCTTGA
- the LOC117931432 gene encoding elongator complex protein 5, with amino-acid sequence MAESICRNLRDGALEGEHAPALSIKDSIATPFGSDVFNYVLTKLSSNILAGKSQSQGIVLVAFSRSPSFYVDFLKTNGIDLVSAKKWISILDCYTDPLGWKDSLKGPLDTKNFSLKDPIEAVLFRHVRNLDLLLSAIIEMGEALAGQGKGRFSVSIDSVTEMFRHASLPSVANLLSKVRSHDRISSTFWLLHSDLHEIRAIAALEYLSSMVGSLEPMNLSLNGQRGDLEKLSLLEQNSRKGKFHVRFKRRNGRVRVMCEDFHIKQSGINFTPVSSEEGIINQGLLPKVQFNLQLSEKERIDRAKVVLPFEHQGNGEPMHIYDGRRSLSEGKDEKASVLTENLQTNEDSGKGEIIYFRDSDDEMPDSDEDPDDDLDI; translated from the exons ATGGCGGAATCGATTTGCAGAAATCTTCGAGACGGTGCATTAGAAGGGGAACATGCACCAGCTCTCTCAATAAAGGATTCGATAGCCACACCTTTCGGTTCCGACGTCTTCAATTACGTTTTAACCAAACTCTCTTCCAACATTTTGGCTGGGAAATCTCAATCTCA AGGTATCGTGCTTGTTGCGTTTTCTCGGAGTCCTTCTTTCTATGTGGATTTTCTGAAGACGAATGGAATTGACCTCGTTTCGGCGAAAAAATG GATTTCGATTCTGGATTGTTATACAGATCCTCTTGGTTGGAAGGATTCCCTTAAAGGGCCTTTGGACACTAAGAATTTCTCCTTAAAAGATCCAATTGAGGCTGTTCTTTTCAGACATGTGAGGAATCTGGATTTATTGTTATCTGCCATAATTGAAATGGGGGAAG CATTGGCTGGGCAAGGAAAAGGGAGATTCTCCGTTTCTATAGATTCG GTAACTGAGATGTTTAGACATGCATCATTGCCATCAGTTGCAAACCTTTTAAGCAAAGTTCGCAGCCATg ATCGAATTTCTAGTACCTTTTGGTTGTTACATTCAGACCTTCATGAAATCAGGGCCATTGCTGCTCTCGAGTACCTGTCATCTATGGTTGGCAGTTTAGAACCAATGAATCTATCTTTAAATGGTCAAAGAGGTGATTTGGAGAAGCTCTCTTTGCTTGAACAGAAttcaaggaaaggaaaatttcatgtGCGATTTAAGCGTAGAAATGGACGAGTTAGAGTAATG TGTGAGGACTTTCATATCAAGCAATCAGGCATCAACTTTACACCAGTTTCTTCTGAAGAGGGAATAATAAATCAAGGCCTTCTACCAAAG GTGCAGTTCAATCTACAGCTGTCAGAGAAGGAGCGAATTGATAGGGCCAAGGTTGTACTTCCGTTTGAGCACCAAG GAAATGGAGAACCCATGCACATTTATGATGGCCGAAGGTCACTTTCTGAGGGAAAAGATGAGAAAGCATCTGTATTGACTGAGAATTTGCAGACAAATGAGGATTCTGGAAAGGGTGAGATAATATATTTTCGTGACTCAGATGATGAGATGCCAGATTCTGATGAGGATCCTGATGATGATTTGGATATATAG
- the LOC117929583 gene encoding uncharacterized protein LOC117929583 has product MANWELKNCCKHDQVVFLATIGVFTVVILLLWRTFLLTPFKLITVFLHEASHAIACKLTCGQVEGIQVNADEGGVTQTRGGVYWLILPAGYLGSSFWGMVFILASTNLLTSRIAAGCFAVALIVVLFIAKNWTLRGLCIGFIIFLAIIWVLQETTKVRILRFFILFMGVMNSLFSVYDIYDDLISRRVHSSDAEKFAEICPCPCNGVGWGVIWGMISFIFLAAAMYLGLVILS; this is encoded by the exons ATGGCCAATTGGGAGCTCAAGAACTGCTGTAAGCACGATCAAGTCGTCTTCCTTGCGACCATCGGTGTCTTCACTGTTGTCATCCTACTG CTATGGAGGACATTCTTGCTGACTCCATTTAAGCTCATCACTGTATTTcttcatgaagcaagtcatgCAATCGCTTGTAAGCTTACATGTGGTCAG GTGGAGGGGATCCAGGTTAATGCAGATGAGGGTGGGGTGACACAAACAAGGGGTGGTGTATATTGGTTGATCTTGCCCGCTGGAT ATCTTGGCTCATCATTTTGGGGAATGGTTTTCATATTAGCATCTACAAATCTTCTCACTTCAAGAATTGCTGCTGGCTGTTTTGCTGTTGCTCTGATTGTGGTGCTTTTCATTGCTAAAAAT TGGACACTTCGAGGACTATGCATTG gattcattatttttcttgcaATAATTTGGGTTTTGCAAGAAACAACTAAAGTTCGTATTCTTCGGTTCTTCATTCTCTTCATGG GTGTAATGAACAGTTTATTCTCAGTTTATG ACATATACGATGACCTAATATCTCGAAGAGTTCACTCCAGTGATGCTGAGAAGTTTGCTGAAATTTGCCCCTGCCCTTGTAATGGTGTTGGTTGGGGAGTTATTTG GGGAATGATATCATTTATATTCCTTGCTGCAGCCATGTACCTTGGACTTGTCATCTTATCTTGA
- the LOC117931039 gene encoding mannose-6-phosphate isomerase 1 — MEVQVPEKQKRLRRLRCSVQNYDWGRLGSESTVARLFSMNSGAEVQLDKPYAELWMGTHESGPSFLIGEGKSRTLKSWISENPNVLGDEVVEKWGSDLPFLFKVLSVAKALSIQAHPDKELARALHKLQPHVYKDDNHKPEMALAITEFQALCGFVSLEELKIVLKDVPEIVEVVGSADANQVLDVSEEDGKEKVKSVLQSIFTQLMSANKEMVSKVITKLKIRLQMESQVRQLTDKEQLVLRLEKQYPGDVGVISAFFFNYVKLNPGEALYLGANEPHAYLYGECIECMATSDNVVRAGLTPKHRDVQTLCSMLTYKQGFPEILQGVPLNPYTRRYLPPFDEFEVDCCSLPKGASAMFPAVEGPSIFVVTVGEGTAHVGACEEQVGEGDVLFAPADTEISFGTSTQLNLYRAGVNSRLF, encoded by the exons ATGGAGGTTCAAGTTCCAGAGAAGCAGAAGAGGCTTCGGAGGCTGCGATGTTCGGTTCAGAACTACGACTGGGGCCGCCTCGGCTCGGAATCGACTGTGGCCAGGCTGTTTTCCATGAATTCCGGGGCGGAGGTTCAGTTGGATAAGCCTTATGCGGAGTTGTGGATGGGAACTCACGAGTCTGGGCCCTCTTTCCTGATTGGAGAGGGGAAGTCTCGGACTCTGAAGTCGTGGATTTCGGAGAACCCTAATGTGCTTGGGGATGAGGTTGTCGAGAAGTGGGGTTCTGACCTGCCTTTCTTGTTTAAG GTACTTTCAGTTGCCAAAGCATTATCAATACAGGCTCATCCAGATAAGGAACTGGCGAGGGCGCTGCATAAGTTGCAGCCCCATGTTTATAAAGACGATAATCACAAGCCGGAGATGGCTTTGGCCATAACAGAGTTCCAGGCCCTTTGTGGGTTTGTCAGTCTTGAG GAGCTTAAGATTGTGTTAAAGGATGTTCCTGAGATTGTGGAAGTAGTTGGCAGTGCAGATGCAAATCAGGTTTTAGATGTTAGTGAGGAAGATGGGAAGGAGAAAGTAAAATCTGTTCTGCAGTCAATTTTCACTCAACTTATGTCAGCTAATAAAGAGATGGTTTCCAAAGTAATCACCAAATTGAAAATTCGTCTTCAAATGGAAAGTCAG GTGAGGCAGTTGACGGATAAGGAACAACTGGTACTGCGGCTAGAAAAGCAATATCCAGGGGATGTGGGTGTCATATCAGCgttcttttttaattatgtgaAGCTTAATCCTGGTGAAGCATTGTATCTAGGGGCAAATGAACCCCACGCGTATCTCTATGGTGAATGCATTGAATGTATGGCAACTTCAGACAATGTTGTGCGTGCTGGCCTTACTCCCAAGCACCGGGATGTTCAAACACTCTGTTCCATGCTCACATACAAGCAG GGCTTTCCTGAAATCCTCCAAGGAGTTCCTTTAAACCCATATACCAGAAGGTACCTACCTCCTTTTGATGAGTTTGAGGTGGATTGCTGCAGTCTTCCAAAGGGGGCGTCAGCCATGTTCCCTGCAGTAGAAGGCCCCTCCATTTTTGTGGTGACAGTTGGAGAGGGAACTGCGCATGTGGGGGCATGTGAAGAGCAGGTTGGTGAGGGTGATGTTCTGTTTGCACCTGCGGACACAGAGATTAGTTTTGGGACTTCAACCCAGTTGAACCTCTATAGGGCAGGTGTGAACAGCAGGCTGTTTTGA